GCTGACCAAGTATATATTGCTCATTCTTGGTGTACTGGCATTTATCTATATGATTACTTATGTGTGGATGCACAAATTGTTCGGCGGCTCCAATCTGGTCGAACGGCTGCTTCGTACCCGGTTCATGAACCATCTGCTGCGGATGACGCCTCCGTTCTTTGAGCGCAGCCGTACGGGCGATCTGATGGCTCGGGCGACGAACGACCTGCGTGCAGTATCAACGACCGTTGGCTTCGGAATGCTGACTTTGACCGATTCCACGGCTTATTTAACCACTATTTTGGTCGCCATGGGAACGCTCATTAGCTGGAAGCTGACACTTGCAGCCATCCTCCCTCTGCCATTTATTGCATTAGCGATGAAAATATATGGGAAGATCATTCATGAACGCTACACACTAGCCCAGGACGCATTCGGCGGCATGAACGACCAGGTCCTGGAATCGGTTGCCGGCATACGCGTCATCCGCGCTTATGTCCAGGAACGCAATGACGAGCAAAGATTCGAAGATATTACGAATGATGTCTACAGGAAGAACTTGGCGGTTGCTAAGGTCGATGCTTATTTTGAACCAACCATCCGCCTGTTCGTTGGACTTAGTTATGCGATTGGCCTAACCTACGGGATCTACCTTGTGTTCCAGAATGAACTGACCCTGGGCGATCTTGTCTCCTTCAATATGTACTTAGGGATGATGATCTGGCCGATGTTCGCGATCGGCGAACTAATCAACGTCATGCAGCGCGGCGGAGCTTCACTCGATCGGGTGAATGAGACGCTGAATGTCAAGCCTGACGTACAGGACATCGATAATCCGGTGCATGTGGAGTCGCCTGACAGTATACAATTTAAAAATGTCACCTTCCGCTATCCTACCTCTACGGTAAATAATCTTGAGCAGATTGACCTGACGATTCGCCGCGGCGAGACGCTGGGCATCGTCGGTAGAACGGGCAGCGGAAAATCAACTTTACTGAAGCAAATTCTGCATGAATATCCACTTGGAGATGGGCAGATTACGATTTCCGATGAACCTCTGCAGAATATTGCCCTGAACCAGTTGCACGGCTGGATCGGCTATGTTCCTCAGGAACAGATTCTGTTCTCCAAGACGGTGCGGCAGAACATCCAATTTGGCTTGCCGAATGCACCGGATGAGCAGATTCTGGAGGCCATACGCACCGCCGCTTTTGATCAGGATTTGGGAACCTTGTCCGATGGGCTCGACACCCTGGTCGGCGAGAAGGGCGTGGCTCTCTCCGGCGGACAGAAACAGCGCGTATCATTGGCCAGAGCATTTATTGCCGACCCGGACATCCTGATCCTGGACGATGCCTTGTCCGCAGTAGATGCCCGAACTGAAGCCCGCATTATCGATAACATACGAAGCAAACGCTCCAGCAAGACGACACTGATCTCGACCCACCGCCTGTCTGCTATTGAACATGCTGACTGGATCGTCGTGCTGGAGAAAGGACGAATCGTAGAGCAAGGTACCCATGAGACACTGCTGCGAGAGGGCGGCTGGTACCTTGAGCAATACGAACGTCAACAGGTGGAATCAAGCCTGGACGACTAAGGAGGTATCCAAAGAATTGCACACCAATGTTGCTAAATCACTTTTTAAATACGCCTTAACGGCTAAAAATACGTTTATACTCGCACTTGTTATGCTGGCGATCGGTGTAGCCGCCGATTTGGCCGGCCCGTTCATCGCCCGCTCCATGATCGACGATCATATGCTTGCCATTGAACGACCTTTCTTCGAGACAAACAATCCAGGCGGTTCGGAGACCGTTAAATTCGATGGCCGGTACTTTAAGCGCGGCGATCGTTTCTCGGATGGAGAAGCTAAAGGAAATGAAGCACGCCTGATTCAGGCAGGCACTTCCTTCATCTTCGTCGAGCAATCGATCGCAGATGTGACGGGGAAACGAAGCTATCAAGACGGTATTCTGACGATCAATAAGAATGGAGAAATTCAGCAATACCCGGGACAGAAACTAAGCTCATCCGAGCTATTTGCCTTCTACAAGCCTGAGGTTCCTGGAATAATTCAACTGGTCGGCTGGTATTTCGTCTTCCTGGCGATCTCCATCATCATGGAATTCGGCAAAACCTATTGGCTGCAGTCTTCTGCCAACAAAGTCATCCAGAAACTGCGCATTGACGTTTACGCCCATATCCAGCGCCTTCCGGTACACTTCTTTGATAATTTACCGGCTGGTAAGGTCGTATCACGGGTTACAAATGATACCGAAGCGGTCAAGGACTTGTTCATCGCGGTATTATCCAACTTTTTCTCCGGGGTCATTAATATGATCGGGGTCTATGTCGCCTTGTTCCTGCTTGATTTCCGCCTAGGACTGATCTGCTTGTTCGTCGTTCCTGTCATTTGGGCCTGGGTTGTGCTGTACCGCAAGTTTGCGACCAAATATAATACGATCATCCGCTCTCGTCTGAGCGAGATCAACGCGATCATCAATGAATCGATTCAGGGCATGTCGATCATCCGTATCTTCCGCCGCGAAGCACAGACGAAGGAAGAGTTCGAGAATCTGAACAATGATTATATGAAGCATCAGAATAAAATGCTTAATCTTAATGCCCTGACCTCCCATAACCTGGTTAACGTAATTCGCAGTCTCTCCTTCGCCGTTGTATTATGGTTCTTCGGTTCGGAGCAGCTTAGCGGAGCCGGCATCATCTCGCTTGGTGTCCTATACGCCTTCGTTGACGTCCTAGGTCGGCTGTTCCAGCCGATTACAGGTATGGTCAACCAGCTCGCTGCACTGGATTCCTCCATGGTGTCTGCCGGAAGAGTATTCGCGCTTATGGATGAGCCGGGCGAAGAGGTAACAGACGGTTCGATGCCGCGTTACAAAGGAAATGTGGAATTTAAGGATGTATCCTTCGCTTATAAGCGTGATTATGTCCTGAAAAATATATCCTTCGAGGCCAAGCAAGGACAGACGGTTGCCCTCGTTGGTCATACCGGCTCCGGTAAGAGCTCGATCATCAACCTTCTGT
The window above is part of the Paenibacillus lutimineralis genome. Proteins encoded here:
- a CDS encoding ABC transporter ATP-binding protein; translation: MHTNVAKSLFKYALTAKNTFILALVMLAIGVAADLAGPFIARSMIDDHMLAIERPFFETNNPGGSETVKFDGRYFKRGDRFSDGEAKGNEARLIQAGTSFIFVEQSIADVTGKRSYQDGILTINKNGEIQQYPGQKLSSSELFAFYKPEVPGIIQLVGWYFVFLAISIIMEFGKTYWLQSSANKVIQKLRIDVYAHIQRLPVHFFDNLPAGKVVSRVTNDTEAVKDLFIAVLSNFFSGVINMIGVYVALFLLDFRLGLICLFVVPVIWAWVVLYRKFATKYNTIIRSRLSEINAIINESIQGMSIIRIFRREAQTKEEFENLNNDYMKHQNKMLNLNALTSHNLVNVIRSLSFAVVLWFFGSEQLSGAGIISLGVLYAFVDVLGRLFQPITGMVNQLAALDSSMVSAGRVFALMDEPGEEVTDGSMPRYKGNVEFKDVSFAYKRDYVLKNISFEAKQGQTVALVGHTGSGKSSIINLLFRFYDPQKGTITIDGQPIKELPKQWIRQHMGIVLQDPYLFTGTIASNVSLGDEHIPRERIEKALDDVGATRILAHLPKGLDEPVVEKGSTLSAGERQLISFARALAFDPAILILDEATANIDTETEALIQEALEVLKRGRTTFIIAHRLSTIRSADQILLLHRGEIVERGTHDELLAKGGRYYQMYRLQHGSGDPQASPTAPTAASSASALV
- a CDS encoding ABC transporter ATP-binding protein; this encodes MFSVLKNLGWFFGQEKRRYLIGVTFLILVGIVELAPPRLLGNAIDEIVTGSITWGSLTKYILLILGVLAFIYMITYVWMHKLFGGSNLVERLLRTRFMNHLLRMTPPFFERSRTGDLMARATNDLRAVSTTVGFGMLTLTDSTAYLTTILVAMGTLISWKLTLAAILPLPFIALAMKIYGKIIHERYTLAQDAFGGMNDQVLESVAGIRVIRAYVQERNDEQRFEDITNDVYRKNLAVAKVDAYFEPTIRLFVGLSYAIGLTYGIYLVFQNELTLGDLVSFNMYLGMMIWPMFAIGELINVMQRGGASLDRVNETLNVKPDVQDIDNPVHVESPDSIQFKNVTFRYPTSTVNNLEQIDLTIRRGETLGIVGRTGSGKSTLLKQILHEYPLGDGQITISDEPLQNIALNQLHGWIGYVPQEQILFSKTVRQNIQFGLPNAPDEQILEAIRTAAFDQDLGTLSDGLDTLVGEKGVALSGGQKQRVSLARAFIADPDILILDDALSAVDARTEARIIDNIRSKRSSKTTLISTHRLSAIEHADWIVVLEKGRIVEQGTHETLLREGGWYLEQYERQQVESSLDD